From Kaistella polysaccharea:
ACATTATAACCACGCAAAGATGGATGGCTGCTGCGAGACGGAATACTTCCATCTTCCATCATATCTTCTAAAACCTGATCGAAATAGTCATTAATCCGGCGATCAACTTTAAAGCCTAACATAAAATTAACGCGGTAAATTGTTCCTGGCATAATTTCGTCAACGGTATATTTAAAGGTGAAAGGATCTTCCTGATTCGAAATATTAAGTATAAAATAGTGATCTGCTCTTTTCGGCTGTTTCCTCATAATCGAGTAGATGATCTTGGCTTCAACTTCATCTGCTCTTTTCGCACGGCTTAAAAAGGCAAGATTCGTGGCGTATTTTGGGATTGTTTCATCGAGTTTCAATTCTTTAATAACAGGAACATATTTGTCTAGTTTAACGAATTTGATGAATTTACCTTTGATAGAACGCCCATTATACCAAGCATACATACAGACTGCAATGAATCCGCCTAAGACCATTGTCAGCCAACCACCGTCGAAGAACTTAATAACATTGGCATAAAAGAAACCGAGTTCAATGAATAAGTAGACTACAATAAAGCCAATTGCAAAAACCCGTGTTGCTTTATTACGGCTGAGCCAGAAAAAGAGTAAAACGGTCGTCATCAACATCGTGATGGTAATTGTTAAACCGTAGGCAGCTTCCATGGCTTCAGATTTCTGAAAATATATCACGACGATGAAACAGAGAAACATCAATCCCCAGTTTACCCGCGGAATGTACATTTGACCTTTCACTCCAGACGGATAATCGATTTGTTGGTTGGGCCAAAAAGTCACAGACATTGCTTCCGAGAACATGGTGAAAGAACCTGTGATCACAGACTGACTTGCGATAATTGCAGCAGCCGTCGCCAAAATAACACCAGGTAAAATTGCCCATTCTGGCATGATTCCAAAAATTGGATTAATTCCTTCAGAGACTTTTAGAGGATTATCTAACAACCAGGCACCTTGACCTAAATAATTTAAAATCAACATCGTTTTTACAAAAATCCAACTTACACGGATATTCTTTTTGCCGCAATGTCCCAAATCAGAATACAAAGCTTCAGCTCCAGTCGTACATAAAAAAACCGCGCCCATAATAACAATCGCACTCGGTGAGTGTGTAATTAAATTGTAAGCGTAATATGGATTAAAGGCTTTTAAAATTTCAAAATGATCAACGATATGTATAGAACCAAATATTCCTAAAACCAAAAACCAAAGCACCATCACAGGTCCGAAAAGTTTTCCGATAGAAGCTGTACCAAACTGCTGAACGATAAATACGATTGCTAAAATTACCAGCGTAATTCCTACAACTGGCGTATGAGGCGAAAATATTTTAAGGCCTTCGACCGCAGACATTACCGTTAAAGAAGGGGTAATAATACTATCTGCCACCAACGTCGAGGCGCCGATAATTGCGACGACATACAGCCATTTCTTCTTTAGTTTTTTGACCAATGAATATAAAGATAAAATGCCACCTTCCCCTTTATTATCTGCCCGCAAGGCAATCACCACATATTTCAGTGTCGTTTGCATCGTCAGGGTCCAGATGATGCAGGAAAGCGCACCTTCAATATATTCATCGAACGGTAGATTTCCTGTTCCATGGCGCGCATTTACGATCGCTTTCATCACATAAAGTGGCGATGTTCCGATATCGCCAAAAACGATTCCGAGCGAAACTAAAACTCCTACGGCGCTGAGTTTCTTGGTATCAAAATGCGAGGTAATGCTTTCAGACATAAGCTGGAAAAATTTCGTCAAAGGTAAACGATTCTCTGCTTTTCTTTTGCACTTTTTTCAAATAAAAAAAACTCCCTTTCGAGAGTTTTATATGATTTAAGCTTTAATGTAAAGTGCTTTTTTAATTTCTTCTTTTACCTTTTCTAATTTAGGAAACCATTCGGCAAAAAGCGGTGCAGAATATGGTGCAGGAGCATCTGGCGTCGTGATTCTTTTGATAGGAGCATCTAGATAATCAAAAGCTTTCTGCTGAACCATATAGGTAATCTCAGTTGCAATAGAGCCAAGTGGCCACGCTTCTTCTAAAACAACCAAGCGATTTGTTTTCTTTACAGATTCTAAAACAGTATCATAATCAATAGGACGAACTGTTCGTAAATCGATAACTTCTACAGAAATTCCTTCTTTTTCTAAATCTTCAGCTGCCTGAATCGCCAACTTCATGATTTTTCCAAAAGAAACTAAAGTAACATCGGTACCCTTTTTTTTAATATCTGCTTTTCCGATTGGAATATAATATTCTTCTTCGGGGATTTCCATTTTATCGCCATACATCTGCTCAGATTCCATAAAAATGACTGGATCATTATCTTGAATTGCGGTTTTCAATAAACCTTTTGCATCATATGGATTGGAAGGAACGACAACTTTTAAACCCGGAATATTGGCAAACCAAGATTCCAAAGATTGGGAATGCGTTGCTCCCAACTGCCCTGCTGAAGCCGTAGGACCGCGAAAAACAACTGGACAACTCCATTGCCCACCACTCATTTGGCGGATCTTCGCTGCATTATTTATAATTTGGTCAATTCCTACCAAGGCGAAATTGAATGTCATATACTCTACAATTGGTCGGTTACCGTTCATAGAAGAACCGATTGCAATTCCGGTAAATCCAAGTTCAGCAATTGGAGTGTCAATCACTCTTTTTGCACCAAACTCATCCAACATTCCTTTAGAAGCTTTGTAAGCACCATTGTACTCGGCAACTTCTTCACCCATTAAATAAATGGATTCATCTTTTCGCATTTCTTCGCTCATTGCCTGCGCAATCACTTCTCTAAAAGTATATTCCTTCATAATCTTTTCAAAAATTAAAGTACAAAAGTAAAGATTTTTCCGCTAATTTCGGTATTTCAAGACATGAAAAAAAGCATCTCTGTAGAGATGCTTTTTATATGAGTTGTAGTAAATTGTTATTTTACAGCGTGCCAAGTTTGAGTTCTCCCAATAAGTGAGAAGCCAACGTAACCTCTTACATTCAATTTGTCACCTTCACGGGTGATATTACATTTGTAAGTTTTACCTGTTTTTGGATCAGTAATCGTTCCGCCTGTAAATTCAGAACCTTCTTTTTTCATATCACGAATGACTTCCATTCCCAAAATTGGTTTGTTTTTACGGTCGTCTTTACAATCTGTACAGTTTGCATTGGCCGGTTTTATTAAGAGCTGCGTAACCTTGCCATAATATTTACCGTTAGGTTTTTTGGTAATTTCTACGATAGATTTAGCCTGACCGGTTTCATCATCGATTGTTTTCCATTTTCCTTCAATTTGAGCATACGACAATGTCGCGAAAAATAATGCTACGAAAGCAAAAACTATTTTTTTCATTTTAATAATATTTTTTAATTATTGATTGGATAAAAGTAATTAAAAAAAGTTAAACGCCAAATGTTTAATTATTCATATCATAACTTATTAAAAGATTCAGCAATATCTTAGAAATTAAACAAGCGTTTATTTTTTAGTAATAATTAATCCAGTTTACGGTTGATCACGCGATGCATATAATCCTGATACCATGCTTTTGTCAAAAGAATTCCCTTTTTCATTTCTGGATTTAAAGCCTGTTTTATTAAATTATTCTGCAAACCTTTATCTTGAATAGCATAAATTCCAGTCACTTCTTCCCCATTAAAAAGATAAATATAGTTCCCAATCATCATCTGTTCATTGATTGAATCTGAATTGATGATCATATAATCTTCTTTTTTATCAGATACTAAACTTCTCCCCCAACTTCTGATTATTTTATTATAACCCATTAAATCAACCAAAGTCGGATAAATATCAATCTGCTGAGCGGGTTCTGTAACTTCTCCTTTTAATTGATATTTTTGATTCGGTGAGTAAAACATAATGGGAATTGCAAAACGATTCATCGCTTTTTCATACTCCGGATAACCGATCTGATTGGTATGATCCGCTACAAAAACAAAAATAGTATTGTCAAACCAAGGCATTTTTTTTGCGGTTTCAAAAAACTTTTTCAAAGCGTAGTCAGTATACTCAATGGGTTCATGAATTTCCAGCGGACCTTTTTTAAATTCACCCACGTATTTTTCCGGAATTTTAAAGGGATGATGTGACGAAACAGAAAACATCGTTGCCATAAACGGGGTTTTTTTTGTATTCAAAGTTTTTGCGAAATACTGAAAAAAAGGTTCATCCCAAATCCCCCAAATTCCATCAAAATCTGCATCATTATTATACTCCGTTTTTCCGTAATAATGTTTGAATCCCAAAATATTTCCAAAACCTAAAAATCCCATGGAACCGTTTGGCGCACCATGAAAGAAAGAAGTATCATAACCCATTTCATTGGAAACCGATACGATAGACTGAATTTTCTGATTAGAAAAAGGTGAACTCGTAAACGCATCTTTCAGACTGGGAATCCCTGCCAGAACGGAACTCATTCCATGAATTGATTGCCTCCCGTTTGCAAAAGCATTTGTCGCAATTAAACTTTGCGAAGCTAAACTGTCGAAAAACGGCGTATAGGAAACAAAGTTTTTAATATCGGTATTTTGATTAAAAGCTCCGGAATATTCCTTGCTAAAACTTTCAAGAATAAAAATCACAATATTAGGTTTCGGCGAAACTTCCTCGCGAATATACAATTTATAGGGCTTGATATTTTCCTCGATAAAACTTTCATCTACAAAATGAACTTCTTTAAAGTTATTCGTATTCAAAGTTCGGAAAAAAGAGAAAACACTGTTCAATACCAAATTTGCCTGCACGGGTTTGGTAACGTGGCGATTCGCATCTACAAGATTGATCGGTCGTGTTGAATGTTTAAAATCACCCCGAATTCCGCCAACGACCAGAAGCGCAGTTAAACAAAGTGTGAGTATTGAAAGTATAAAATAGGGAATGAGTTTTTTAGGTGTATTTCCTTTTACCTTAACCTTTAGATAAAGAAAAACCCAAGCAATCATCAAAATGATAAACCATATTAAAACAAAAGGATATTCTACAAGCGAAGCAAGAAAAACCTTACCAATATTACTTTCGTGCTGCGCAACCTGTAGCGCTGCCGTTGTAAGGCGTGCCTGGGAAAATTTATAATAAATAAAATCCCCGAAATTTAAGCAGTAGCCAATTCCATTCGTAATGAAATAAAGGTAAAAAAGAAATTTCTGATAAGATTTCTTCGTATTTATTAAAATAGGAATTAAACTTAAAAGAATAAAAAGAGAATTTACATAGAGAATCGCTGTGGTATCAAAAGCAAAACCGCGGTAAGCGATATTTAGATAATCTAAAACGCCATCTACAGGAATTAGATTTTTATTGAACACCCAAAAAAGAATGCGCGCTACCTGATAAAACAAATAGGCCAAAAATATTCTGTACACTAATGCGAAAATTTCTTGCTTTCTAATTTCTTTCATTAATTTTCTGAAAATAATGGTGCAAATTTACATTATTTTCGCATCTTGAACGGATTCTGGTCTCGGTCGGAAAAGCGGCGAAAAATCAATAAAAACCTTACTTTTGTATCTATGAGTTTCTTTAAAAACAATTTGGCCAATATGCTGACTTTAGGAAATCTAATGTCGGGCAGCATCGGTGTAATACATCTGATTACTGGAGATTACAAAACAACCGCGATTTGCATCATTATTTCTCTGATTCTGGATTTTTTTGACGGCTTTGTAGCGCGTGCTTTAAAATCGAATTCACCACTTGGCGTGCAGCTCGATTCATTGGCAGATATGGTGAGTTTTGGTTTATTGCCTGGCGTGACGATGTTTAAAGCTTTAGAACCATTTGGCACACAGCTTTTAGGATTCGACTTACCTTTTGAACTGAAGTACATCGGTCTTTTTATCACCTTGTTTTCTTGTTTGCGTTTGGCAATTTTTAATCTCGACGAAGAGCAAACTTATTATTTTAAAGGTTTAAA
This genomic window contains:
- a CDS encoding KUP/HAK/KT family potassium transporter; translated protein: MSESITSHFDTKKLSAVGVLVSLGIVFGDIGTSPLYVMKAIVNARHGTGNLPFDEYIEGALSCIIWTLTMQTTLKYVVIALRADNKGEGGILSLYSLVKKLKKKWLYVVAIIGASTLVADSIITPSLTVMSAVEGLKIFSPHTPVVGITLVILAIVFIVQQFGTASIGKLFGPVMVLWFLVLGIFGSIHIVDHFEILKAFNPYYAYNLITHSPSAIVIMGAVFLCTTGAEALYSDLGHCGKKNIRVSWIFVKTMLILNYLGQGAWLLDNPLKVSEGINPIFGIMPEWAILPGVILATAAAIIASQSVITGSFTMFSEAMSVTFWPNQQIDYPSGVKGQMYIPRVNWGLMFLCFIVVIYFQKSEAMEAAYGLTITITMLMTTVLLFFWLSRNKATRVFAIGFIVVYLFIELGFFYANVIKFFDGGWLTMVLGGFIAVCMYAWYNGRSIKGKFIKFVKLDKYVPVIKELKLDETIPKYATNLAFLSRAKRADEVEAKIIYSIMRKQPKRADHYFILNISNQEDPFTFKYTVDEIMPGTIYRVNFMLGFKVDRRINDYFDQVLEDMMEDGSIPSRSSHPSLRGYNVPPDLKYVIIDNTYINDTLLTVKEKIILNIYNFVKYIGSDDFKAWGISAHNVVVESAPLLDQKIITNKIKQVNFRRYDS
- a CDS encoding pyruvate dehydrogenase complex E1 component subunit beta — its product is MKEYTFREVIAQAMSEEMRKDESIYLMGEEVAEYNGAYKASKGMLDEFGAKRVIDTPIAELGFTGIAIGSSMNGNRPIVEYMTFNFALVGIDQIINNAAKIRQMSGGQWSCPVVFRGPTASAGQLGATHSQSLESWFANIPGLKVVVPSNPYDAKGLLKTAIQDNDPVIFMESEQMYGDKMEIPEEEYYIPIGKADIKKKGTDVTLVSFGKIMKLAIQAAEDLEKEGISVEVIDLRTVRPIDYDTVLESVKKTNRLVVLEEAWPLGSIATEITYMVQQKAFDYLDAPIKRITTPDAPAPYSAPLFAEWFPKLEKVKEEIKKALYIKA
- a CDS encoding DUF2147 domain-containing protein, with product MKKIVFAFVALFFATLSYAQIEGKWKTIDDETGQAKSIVEITKKPNGKYYGKVTQLLIKPANANCTDCKDDRKNKPILGMEVIRDMKKEGSEFTGGTITDPKTGKTYKCNITREGDKLNVRGYVGFSLIGRTQTWHAVK
- a CDS encoding LTA synthase family protein, producing the protein MKEIRKQEIFALVYRIFLAYLFYQVARILFWVFNKNLIPVDGVLDYLNIAYRGFAFDTTAILYVNSLFILLSLIPILINTKKSYQKFLFYLYFITNGIGYCLNFGDFIYYKFSQARLTTAALQVAQHESNIGKVFLASLVEYPFVLIWFIILMIAWVFLYLKVKVKGNTPKKLIPYFILSILTLCLTALLVVGGIRGDFKHSTRPINLVDANRHVTKPVQANLVLNSVFSFFRTLNTNNFKEVHFVDESFIEENIKPYKLYIREEVSPKPNIVIFILESFSKEYSGAFNQNTDIKNFVSYTPFFDSLASQSLIATNAFANGRQSIHGMSSVLAGIPSLKDAFTSSPFSNQKIQSIVSVSNEMGYDTSFFHGAPNGSMGFLGFGNILGFKHYYGKTEYNNDADFDGIWGIWDEPFFQYFAKTLNTKKTPFMATMFSVSSHHPFKIPEKYVGEFKKGPLEIHEPIEYTDYALKKFFETAKKMPWFDNTIFVFVADHTNQIGYPEYEKAMNRFAIPIMFYSPNQKYQLKGEVTEPAQQIDIYPTLVDLMGYNKIIRSWGRSLVSDKKEDYMIINSDSINEQMMIGNYIYLFNGEEVTGIYAIQDKGLQNNLIKQALNPEMKKGILLTKAWYQDYMHRVINRKLD
- a CDS encoding CDP-alcohol phosphatidyltransferase family protein — its product is MSFFKNNLANMLTLGNLMSGSIGVIHLITGDYKTTAICIIISLILDFFDGFVARALKSNSPLGVQLDSLADMVSFGLLPGVTMFKALEPFGTQLLGFDLPFELKYIGLFITLFSCLRLAIFNLDEEQTYYFKGLNTPSNTILIFGLYFAFLANGAFKIFFDNSLLLIVITLISSLILVSPIKMISMKFKSMQVKDNYSKIALLLGAIVLLILFKIPGIPLVILYYILVSMFFQKQLK